One Panicum virgatum strain AP13 chromosome 9K, P.virgatum_v5, whole genome shotgun sequence genomic region harbors:
- the LOC120649507 gene encoding LOB domain-containing protein 24-like has protein sequence MSASSNMEAAAAATPGIRRCAACKNQRRRCSQDCILAPYFPASDPQRYACVQRVFGASNVARMLQNLPIHERGKAADAMAVEAHRRVQDPVYGCAGVVGRLQGEIRAVQCELARTQAQIAVHAAAAARARPAVGAAQLNAPAQAALSQQQQQQQQGDALAMQQDPFQGLDALLVDDYRVDVNPVDDEMNTD, from the exons ATGTCGGCGAGCTCGAACAtggaagctgctgctgctgccacccCGGGCATCAGGCGGTGCGCCGCGTGCAAGAACCAGCGCAGGAGGTGCTCCCAGGACTGCATCCTCGCTCCCTACTTCCCGGCATCGGATCCCCAGAGATACGCCTGCGTGCAGAGGGTCTTTGGCGCCAGCAACGTCGCAAGAATGCTCCAG AACCTCCCAATCCACGAGCGCGGCAAGGCAGCGGACGCGATGGCGGTGGAGGCGCACCGGCGGGTGCAGGACCCGGTGTACGGCTGCGCGGGGGTCGTCGGCCGCCTCCAGGGGGAGATCAGAGCCGTGCAGTGCGAGCTGGCCAGGACCCAGGCCCAGATCGCCGTGCACGCTGCCGCGGCGgctcgcgcgcggccggcggtgggcgCCGCCCAGCTGAACGCGCCGGCACAGGCCGCTCtgtcgcagcagcagcagcagcagcagcagggcgaTGCGCTGGCGATGCAGCAGGATCCGTTCCAAGGGTTGGATGCCCTGCTTGTCGATGATTACCGCGTGGATGTTAATCCGGTTGATGATGAGATGAACACTGACTAG